In one Sporomusa sphaeroides DSM 2875 genomic region, the following are encoded:
- a CDS encoding TetR/AcrR family transcriptional regulator C-terminal domain-containing protein — MNSKQILADSLEKLLMKKNLDNIQVSEIVAGTSLSRKTFYRHFKDKYDLANWYFAQFYEVTFGCITEGLTWEDALLCYLNICQEKYCVLKNAYASRDINGLRGYDIAATKKTYEKYLMIKGADINTETMRFAIDIAARGGTDMVIEWLLNGMKMEKSKLVCLLKQTLPNDILKYID, encoded by the coding sequence ATGAATAGTAAACAAATTCTGGCAGACTCACTTGAGAAACTACTGATGAAAAAGAACCTTGATAATATTCAGGTTAGTGAAATTGTAGCTGGTACTTCTCTTTCGAGAAAGACGTTTTACCGTCACTTTAAAGACAAATATGACCTTGCCAACTGGTACTTTGCTCAATTTTATGAAGTCACTTTTGGTTGTATCACAGAGGGGCTCACCTGGGAGGACGCATTGCTGTGCTATCTTAACATTTGTCAAGAAAAATATTGTGTGTTAAAAAATGCCTATGCGAGCCGTGATATTAACGGTCTTCGCGGTTATGACATTGCGGCTACGAAAAAAACATATGAGAAATATCTGATGATTAAGGGGGCTGACATTAATACGGAAACAATGCGTTTTGCTATTGATATAGCCGCTCGTGGCGGCACAGATATGGTTATCGAATGGCTTCTTAACGGAATGAAAATGGAAAAGAGTAAATTGGTATGCTTGCTTAAACAAACGTTACCAAACGATATTCTTAAATATATTGATTGA
- a CDS encoding PAS domain S-box protein has protein sequence MDGELELIVLNSTNSSGSAIEWLTISRDNSGRKQHEQRIQEMETDYRQIFQGSPVVSIIIDPDTGNILDANQAAVDYYGYTLEELQVMTIRQINIAPRGEIDECINKVSRNHYKAIPFRHKLKDGSIREVEIYSGPVKLKGRILVHSLIIDVTARRRAEADLRESNRRLRDFAEAVSDVSFIIDEDGRYLDVFGDEKMLPMPGTEFLGQTIHQVLSEDSADFILNEVQQAIISGIQRKGIYEIQIGGEKQYFLGRTVPLTYIVNGKRTAAVIAADILEQQENTLQMIYELRRRSDIISSVLDGKVDSNKSFAYTCSSLGLDINLPSFVCKILNYSLDSGDSNSQLAKINCDRKRKDKMMIALSEIPNCIVWGCQDGIYVLCYATFGKREWERSKEIASLIRTKLLEDDSSMSVFVGISEVHTGVEGLKKNCRQALSAVLAARSRAVDGGGVVHYREAGLFQFVSEPLSGNAAREYIAQHIGNLLEYDQTKQTNYLVTLEELLRGASIRETAEKQHLHPKSVIYRHKSIAKILNVDLNDYQTRLTLGLALQLYKLNANNL, from the coding sequence GTGGATGGTGAACTTGAATTGATAGTCCTGAATAGCACTAATTCTAGCGGCTCAGCTATTGAATGGTTGACGATATCCCGGGATAACAGCGGCCGTAAGCAGCATGAACAGCGTATACAAGAAATGGAAACCGATTATCGCCAGATTTTTCAGGGCAGTCCTGTGGTAAGTATTATCATTGACCCTGATACAGGCAATATTCTTGATGCCAATCAGGCGGCGGTAGACTATTACGGCTATACCCTTGAAGAATTGCAGGTAATGACGATACGTCAAATCAACATCGCTCCGCGGGGAGAAATAGACGAATGTATAAATAAAGTAAGCAGGAATCATTATAAGGCAATACCGTTCCGTCATAAATTGAAAGATGGGAGCATCAGAGAGGTAGAAATATATTCCGGTCCTGTGAAGCTAAAGGGGCGAATACTGGTTCATTCCCTTATTATCGATGTCACGGCGCGAAGAAGGGCGGAGGCAGATTTGCGGGAAAGCAACCGGCGCCTGCGGGACTTTGCCGAAGCGGTATCGGATGTCAGCTTCATTATTGACGAAGACGGCCGCTACCTGGATGTGTTCGGCGACGAAAAAATGCTCCCTATGCCGGGGACAGAGTTTTTGGGCCAGACAATTCACCAGGTATTATCGGAAGATTCGGCTGATTTCATCTTAAATGAAGTGCAGCAGGCAATTATTTCCGGCATACAGCGGAAAGGAATTTATGAAATACAGATCGGTGGAGAAAAGCAATATTTCTTGGGGCGTACGGTGCCGCTTACTTATATAGTCAACGGCAAAAGGACGGCAGCGGTTATTGCTGCCGATATTTTGGAACAGCAGGAAAACACGTTGCAAATGATCTATGAGCTGCGGCGCAGAAGCGATATTATTAGCAGTGTTCTTGACGGGAAAGTGGATAGTAATAAAAGTTTTGCTTATACTTGCAGCAGTCTGGGACTGGATATAAACCTCCCCTCATTTGTATGCAAAATCTTAAATTATTCATTGGATTCCGGTGATAGCAATTCACAATTAGCTAAAATTAACTGCGACCGGAAACGTAAGGATAAAATGATGATCGCATTAAGCGAAATCCCAAATTGCATAGTTTGGGGTTGTCAGGATGGTATCTATGTTTTATGCTATGCCACATTCGGCAAGCGTGAGTGGGAACGCAGCAAAGAAATAGCTTCACTTATCAGAACTAAATTATTGGAAGATGACTCCAGTATGTCAGTGTTCGTGGGCATCAGCGAAGTACATACCGGTGTTGAAGGGTTGAAAAAAAATTGCCGTCAAGCGCTGAGTGCGGTGCTTGCCGCCCGCAGCAGGGCGGTGGATGGAGGCGGGGTTGTCCATTACCGGGAAGCCGGCTTGTTTCAATTTGTTTCCGAGCCTTTAAGCGGCAACGCTGCCAGAGAATATATTGCGCAACATATCGGCAACTTGCTGGAATATGACCAGACCAAACAAACCAATTATTTGGTGACTCTGGAAGAACTATTGCGCGGTGCGAGTATAAGGGAAACGGCAGAGAAACAGCATCTTCATCCTAAAAGCGTGATATATCGCCACAAGAGCATTGCAAAAATCCTGAATGTCGATCTTAACGACTATCAAACCAGACTGACGCTAGGCTTGGCTCTGCAGCTATATAAACTGAATGCAAACAACCTGTAG
- a CDS encoding methyl-accepting chemotaxis protein — protein sequence MTTRRYPIIVQLTAIFTVTILFFLVILGYVLYSYSNTTTAIVEYSDKVNTASAKLIMVKDAHTDFTRALLNMRGFLFYADGAVQYEQGYRSNFGNSYETVKKYNETARNSDENAGQLEKLLAEYLVLGDKAIAAKKNNDPDLNKVLNAGRQLVDQIDAQFVVTAQKLGNAINADSNFLINQSKVQSQIGMMAGIIVTILAILVAVIYSRQVTIRLNNLKTEVSAVGALDLSRPDFHATRNDEIGDMAEAIINMKRTLRGIVGQIKNNADTLAASSEELTANSEQSAQAANQIAASITRVATGANEQLAAANEASTVVENMSAGIQQVAANITQVAEQSIQAAGKADEGGKAVEQAVSQMLQVEDTVNTSAEVVAKLGERSKEIGQIVDTISGIAGQTNLLALNAAIEAARAGEQGRGFAVVAEEVRKLAEQSQEAAKKIAELIGEIQGDTDKAVVAMNNGTREVKAGAEVVNAAGRAFHEIVEVVSCVSKQVGESSAAIQQIAGESQQIVGTVTTIDTLSKMSAGEAQTVSAATEEQLASTADIAASSEELSRLAQALQMEMVKFRV from the coding sequence ATGACGACCAGACGGTATCCGATCATTGTACAGCTTACTGCTATTTTTACGGTGACAATTTTATTTTTTCTCGTAATATTAGGGTATGTGCTATATAGTTACTCAAACACTACAACCGCGATAGTAGAATATAGTGATAAGGTTAACACTGCCTCGGCAAAGCTGATCATGGTCAAAGATGCCCATACTGATTTTACCCGGGCGCTGCTGAATATGCGCGGTTTCCTGTTTTATGCTGACGGGGCAGTTCAATACGAACAAGGTTATCGCAGCAATTTCGGCAACAGTTATGAGACGGTAAAAAAATATAATGAGACTGCCCGGAACAGCGATGAAAATGCCGGCCAATTAGAAAAACTGCTGGCTGAATATCTTGTACTTGGCGATAAAGCGATAGCAGCCAAAAAAAATAATGATCCTGACCTGAACAAAGTGCTTAATGCGGGGCGTCAATTAGTTGACCAGATTGATGCTCAGTTTGTAGTTACAGCCCAAAAACTAGGCAACGCCATCAATGCCGATAGCAATTTTCTAATCAATCAATCAAAGGTACAAAGCCAAATCGGGATGATGGCCGGCATAATTGTGACGATTTTAGCAATACTTGTCGCGGTTATTTATAGCAGGCAAGTAACTATCCGTCTGAATAACCTAAAAACTGAGGTATCGGCGGTTGGTGCGCTGGACTTAAGCAGACCTGATTTCCATGCGACTCGCAATGATGAAATTGGCGATATGGCCGAAGCTATTATAAATATGAAGCGCACACTACGCGGTATTGTTGGCCAGATTAAGAACAATGCCGATACATTGGCGGCATCGTCTGAAGAACTCACCGCGAACTCAGAACAGTCAGCCCAGGCGGCTAACCAAATTGCAGCTTCGATTACCAGAGTAGCCACAGGAGCCAATGAGCAATTAGCGGCAGCCAATGAGGCATCTACTGTAGTTGAGAACATGTCGGCCGGTATACAGCAGGTAGCCGCCAACATAACCCAGGTTGCAGAGCAATCCATCCAGGCGGCCGGGAAGGCCGATGAAGGCGGCAAGGCCGTTGAACAGGCAGTTAGTCAAATGCTTCAGGTTGAAGACACTGTTAACACTTCGGCAGAGGTCGTGGCCAAGCTGGGGGAACGCTCAAAGGAGATTGGCCAGATTGTGGACACTATTTCCGGCATCGCCGGTCAAACCAATTTGCTGGCCCTTAACGCAGCCATCGAGGCAGCAAGAGCGGGCGAACAGGGAAGAGGTTTCGCCGTAGTAGCCGAGGAAGTCCGCAAGCTTGCCGAGCAGTCCCAGGAAGCAGCCAAGAAGATTGCAGAGCTGATTGGGGAAATCCAGGGAGATACCGATAAGGCTGTCGTGGCTATGAACAACGGTACGCGAGAAGTAAAAGCCGGAGCTGAGGTCGTCAATGCCGCAGGAAGGGCCTTCCATGAAATCGTAGAAGTGGTGTCGTGTGTATCCAAACAGGTGGGTGAGAGTTCTGCGGCCATTCAGCAAATAGCAGGCGAAAGTCAGCAGATTGTGGGAACGGTTACAACGATTGACACCCTCAGCAAGATGTCGGCCGGAGAGGCTCAAACCGTTTCGGCAGCCACTGAGGAACAACTGGCTTCAACGGCAGATATTGCGGCCTCCAGCGAAGAACTGTCAAGGCTGGCTCAAGCACTCCAAATGGAAATGGTTAAGTTTCGGGTATAG
- a CDS encoding ABC transporter ATP-binding protein, which produces MLLEAKNISFRYRKGPWILKDVTLSVGEGERVGLVGPSGYGKSTLSKILAGYIKPTSGEVLLDGRELQEEGHSPVQLIYQHPEKAINPLWRMKDILNEGWVPDQLTLDSIGIEQGWLERCPGELSGGEMQRFCIARVLGPKTRFLIADEMSTMLDVITQAQIWELMVRIIEDRRMGLIVVTHNKALAEKVCTRIISLPELNKL; this is translated from the coding sequence ATGCTACTTGAGGCAAAAAATATCAGTTTCCGTTACCGGAAGGGGCCGTGGATACTAAAAGATGTTACTTTATCTGTTGGTGAGGGCGAGCGGGTTGGCCTGGTTGGCCCGTCCGGGTACGGTAAGAGTACGTTGTCTAAAATATTGGCAGGCTATATAAAACCGACATCTGGCGAGGTACTGCTTGATGGCAGGGAGTTGCAGGAAGAAGGACACAGTCCGGTGCAACTGATCTATCAGCACCCGGAAAAGGCAATAAATCCTTTATGGCGCATGAAAGATATCTTAAATGAAGGCTGGGTTCCGGACCAACTTACACTCGATTCCATAGGCATTGAACAAGGGTGGCTTGAGCGGTGCCCAGGCGAATTATCAGGTGGTGAAATGCAGCGCTTTTGCATTGCCCGGGTACTTGGCCCAAAGACAAGGTTTTTAATCGCCGATGAAATGAGCACAATGCTTGATGTGATTACACAGGCTCAGATATGGGAACTGATGGTTCGGATTATTGAAGACCGCCGCATGGGTCTGATTGTGGTTACCCATAATAAGGCACTGGCTGAAAAAGTATGCACCCGCATTATTTCTCTGCCGGAACTGAATAAACTGTAA
- a CDS encoding ABC transporter ATP-binding protein — MANNDTVPVLDIQNLSVKFRMYDKGLRQSELQVISDISLNIKAGEIVAVAGSSGSGKSLLAHAVLGILPKNAIVNGSMQYCGTELTPQAQANLRGRDIALVPQSVSYLDPLKKVGPQVQGLYGTKAQQSQVFKRFELSEETAEKYPFQLSGGMARRILVSTAVISDAKLIIADEPTPGLSPEIAETTMKFFRELADEGRAVMLITHDIDLAFMFADRIAVFYAGTTVEVAPVADFIQGGDALRHPYSRALWNALPQNGFKPIAGGQPYAGSLKCGCPYAARCCHSSVECTTAKTIKMQKVRGGEVRCCHAT; from the coding sequence ATGGCAAACAATGATACTGTGCCGGTATTGGATATACAAAATCTCTCTGTCAAATTCCGTATGTATGACAAAGGGCTCAGGCAAAGTGAGCTTCAGGTTATTTCCGATATCAGCCTGAATATTAAAGCCGGGGAAATTGTAGCAGTCGCCGGATCATCAGGCAGTGGCAAAAGCTTGCTTGCCCATGCGGTTTTAGGAATTTTGCCGAAAAATGCTATTGTCAACGGCAGTATGCAATATTGTGGAACAGAGCTTACTCCTCAAGCTCAGGCGAATTTAAGGGGACGCGATATTGCGCTGGTGCCGCAGTCAGTCTCTTATCTTGATCCGCTTAAAAAAGTCGGTCCCCAGGTGCAGGGCTTGTATGGTACGAAAGCACAGCAGTCGCAGGTATTTAAACGATTTGAACTGTCTGAAGAAACGGCGGAAAAATATCCGTTTCAGCTGTCGGGCGGCATGGCGCGGCGGATACTTGTTTCCACGGCGGTTATCAGCGATGCAAAGCTTATCATTGCCGATGAACCAACACCGGGACTCAGCCCCGAAATTGCTGAGACGACAATGAAATTTTTCCGGGAATTGGCTGATGAAGGTAGGGCAGTCATGCTGATTACGCACGATATTGATTTGGCTTTTATGTTTGCCGACCGGATTGCAGTATTTTATGCCGGCACAACGGTGGAAGTTGCGCCTGTTGCCGATTTTATTCAGGGCGGTGATGCCCTGCGGCACCCTTACAGCCGGGCCCTATGGAATGCTTTGCCGCAAAACGGCTTTAAGCCGATTGCAGGGGGCCAGCCTTATGCCGGCAGTTTAAAGTGCGGCTGCCCTTACGCAGCACGCTGCTGCCATAGCTCAGTTGAGTGCACTACCGCTAAAACTATAAAAATGCAAAAAGTCAGGGGTGGGGAGGTACGCTGCTGTCATGCTACTTGA
- a CDS encoding ABC transporter permease, with amino-acid sequence MSHTICQADQKGVSFWQFNLRTRTLIATGGALLILAVIAAAGVLLDPSAYAPQFQQKNLAPSLVHPFGTDWMGRDMFMRTVKGLSTSLWIGLLAATVSSVIAVMLGVAAATMGRRVDSLILWLVDLMQGIPHLILLMLISFVLGKGMLGVWLGVALTHWPMLARVIRAEVLAVKNSQYVLAARKLGSSRWKIAVRHIFPHVVPQYIVGLILLFPHAILHEASITFLGFGLLPREPAVGIILSESMRYLTVGMWWLTVLPGASLLIMVLLLDMIGENLRKLMNPASAEN; translated from the coding sequence ATGAGTCATACAATTTGCCAGGCTGACCAAAAGGGTGTATCCTTTTGGCAGTTCAATCTTCGTACCCGTACGTTGATAGCTACTGGTGGTGCGCTTCTTATCTTAGCGGTGATTGCCGCTGCCGGCGTACTCCTTGACCCTTCCGCTTATGCACCGCAGTTTCAGCAGAAGAATCTTGCACCATCACTGGTTCATCCCTTCGGAACGGACTGGATGGGACGCGATATGTTTATGCGAACAGTAAAGGGATTATCCACCAGTCTGTGGATCGGACTGCTGGCAGCCACCGTAAGTTCGGTTATTGCCGTTATGCTGGGGGTTGCGGCAGCTACCATGGGACGCAGGGTTGACAGCCTTATCCTGTGGCTTGTGGATTTAATGCAGGGTATTCCCCATTTGATTTTATTAATGCTCATATCCTTCGTCCTGGGGAAAGGCATGCTGGGGGTATGGCTGGGAGTGGCGCTGACTCACTGGCCGATGCTGGCGAGGGTAATTCGGGCGGAAGTATTGGCAGTGAAGAATTCCCAGTATGTGCTTGCAGCCAGAAAGCTGGGATCAAGCCGCTGGAAAATCGCCGTTAGACACATCTTTCCTCATGTTGTACCGCAGTATATTGTGGGATTGATTTTGCTTTTTCCTCATGCCATTTTGCATGAGGCGTCCATTACCTTTTTAGGATTCGGACTTTTGCCGCGTGAACCGGCGGTAGGCATTATTCTGTCCGAATCCATGCGGTATCTGACAGTGGGAATGTGGTGGCTGACCGTACTTCCCGGTGCCTCCCTGCTCATTATGGTACTGCTGTTGGATATGATCGGCGAAAATTTGCGAAAATTGATGAATCCGGCAAGCGCTGAGAACTAG
- a CDS encoding ABC transporter permease, with the protein MNMATYVGRTLIRGVGLLIAVVIVTFVLVQASPIDPVEAYITAENPVSQEQREAIAAYWGLNDPPLERLGKWISALAHGDMGTSMYYRQPVVEVIQVHFMNSLMLMAVAWILSGFFGFALGVVAAAYQHTRVDSFIKVYCLLIASAPAFWLGLLILMVFAVWLGWFPIALGTPIGKEAAQVTFGDRLYHLVLPALTLAIAGTSQIALHTRQKLIDVLNSDYAVFATARGETRWQIVYHHGLRNILLPAVTLQFGSISELFGGSVLAENVFSYTGLGYVAVVAGTKLDLPLLLGIALCSGFFVFTGNLIANLLYPLIDPQIREGGDIA; encoded by the coding sequence ATGAATATGGCCACCTATGTAGGCCGCACGTTGATACGGGGTGTCGGCCTGCTGATTGCGGTTGTTATTGTAACCTTTGTGCTTGTCCAAGCGTCGCCGATTGATCCGGTGGAAGCTTATATTACGGCGGAAAATCCGGTGTCTCAGGAGCAAAGGGAAGCAATTGCCGCATACTGGGGTCTAAATGATCCACCCCTGGAACGGTTGGGCAAATGGATCAGCGCACTGGCCCATGGAGATATGGGAACATCCATGTATTACCGGCAGCCAGTGGTGGAAGTGATACAGGTTCATTTTATGAATTCGTTAATGCTGATGGCGGTTGCCTGGATTCTCTCGGGTTTTTTCGGCTTTGCTTTAGGTGTTGTTGCGGCTGCTTACCAACATACGAGAGTAGACAGCTTCATCAAAGTATATTGCCTGCTCATTGCATCTGCACCGGCATTTTGGCTGGGGCTGCTCATTCTGATGGTATTTGCCGTATGGCTGGGCTGGTTTCCCATTGCCCTGGGCACGCCTATCGGCAAGGAGGCAGCACAGGTTACCTTTGGCGACCGCCTATATCACCTGGTATTGCCGGCCCTTACTTTAGCGATCGCAGGAACTTCCCAGATTGCTCTGCATACCAGACAAAAATTAATTGATGTATTAAACAGCGACTATGCTGTATTTGCCACAGCCCGCGGTGAAACGAGATGGCAGATTGTTTATCACCATGGCTTGCGTAATATTTTGTTACCGGCTGTTACCTTACAGTTTGGTTCAATCAGTGAATTATTCGGCGGGTCGGTACTCGCTGAGAATGTCTTTTCTTATACGGGGTTAGGCTATGTGGCAGTCGTTGCCGGGACAAAACTGGATTTGCCGCTGCTCCTAGGAATTGCTTTATGCAGCGGATTTTTCGTCTTTACAGGGAATCTGATTGCTAACTTGCTGTATCCGTTGATTGATCCGCAAATCAGGGAGGGAGGGGATATAGCATGA
- a CDS encoding ABC transporter substrate-binding protein: protein MSDKSYKRIVAITMAMLMLGSVLLTGCGGSKEEKPQATAKDEIVVAIGGEKASGFDPVTGWGAQGGTLFQSKLLDVSPDNKIVNDLATDYKVSSDGLTWTFTIREGVKFHDGKLLTAKDVAFTFNKTKAAASFVDLTEMDKAEAIDDKTVVFHMKHPMSIFPYQVATLGIVPEHLYGDGKAYAQQPVGSGPYKFVQWDRGQQLIVERNDDYYGGKAPFKRIVFLFLNNDAAYAAAQAGKVDVVKTTEALAVKPIPGYNVVDCKTFDFRSVSLPVQKPGGKSGEGYEVGNEVTSDITIRKALAMGVNRKQIIDTVLNGYGQPVFTISDYLPWENTEIKWKDGDIDGAKVLLDKNGWIDTNGDGIREKNGLNAEFHLVYEAGDSTRESIAMAFSEQAKALGIQVIADGLGSSDRVSHKHKDAFLLGGGAYSPVYMLNALHSRFAAKGGWFNIVAYKNPVVDGYLDAAIGALDEQTANENWRKAQWDGQTGGSIQGDAPYIYLMNISHLYFVRDGLDLGKQKWHPHDHGFVVISNIMDWSWKK, encoded by the coding sequence GTGAGTGACAAGAGTTATAAGAGAATCGTTGCAATAACTATGGCAATGCTTATGCTGGGCAGTGTTCTCCTGACAGGTTGCGGCGGCAGCAAAGAAGAGAAACCACAGGCAACTGCGAAAGACGAGATTGTTGTCGCTATCGGCGGCGAGAAGGCATCTGGTTTTGACCCGGTTACCGGCTGGGGCGCTCAGGGAGGAACTTTATTTCAGAGTAAGTTATTGGATGTCAGCCCGGACAACAAAATAGTCAATGATCTGGCAACCGATTATAAAGTAAGCAGTGATGGACTAACCTGGACTTTTACTATCCGTGAAGGTGTAAAGTTTCATGATGGCAAACTGCTGACTGCTAAGGATGTGGCTTTTACCTTTAATAAGACAAAGGCAGCCGCCAGTTTTGTTGATTTAACCGAGATGGATAAAGCGGAAGCCATTGATGATAAGACTGTTGTTTTCCATATGAAGCATCCGATGTCTATTTTTCCGTACCAGGTTGCAACCCTGGGAATTGTACCTGAACATTTATATGGTGACGGCAAAGCATATGCCCAACAGCCGGTTGGTTCAGGCCCGTATAAGTTTGTCCAGTGGGATAGAGGTCAGCAGCTTATTGTAGAACGCAATGATGATTATTATGGCGGTAAAGCCCCGTTTAAACGGATTGTATTCTTATTCTTAAATAATGATGCCGCTTATGCAGCGGCACAGGCCGGCAAGGTAGATGTGGTAAAAACGACGGAAGCATTGGCGGTCAAACCGATACCGGGCTATAACGTTGTAGACTGCAAGACCTTTGATTTCCGTTCTGTCTCACTGCCTGTCCAAAAGCCGGGCGGCAAAAGCGGGGAAGGTTATGAGGTCGGTAATGAGGTTACCAGCGATATTACAATCAGAAAAGCTCTGGCTATGGGCGTAAACCGAAAGCAAATCATTGACACCGTATTGAATGGGTATGGACAGCCTGTATTTACGATTTCCGATTATCTGCCATGGGAGAATACAGAGATCAAATGGAAAGACGGCGATATTGACGGTGCAAAAGTGCTGCTGGATAAAAACGGCTGGATTGATACAAATGGCGACGGAATCCGTGAAAAGAATGGTTTAAACGCGGAGTTCCATCTCGTTTATGAGGCCGGTGATTCCACTCGTGAATCGATTGCCATGGCATTCAGTGAACAGGCGAAAGCGCTGGGCATCCAGGTTATTGCCGATGGACTTGGGTCTTCCGACCGGGTCAGCCATAAGCATAAAGATGCTTTTCTCCTGGGGGGCGGCGCCTACAGCCCTGTCTATATGCTGAATGCCCTGCACAGTAGGTTTGCGGCCAAAGGTGGATGGTTTAATATTGTTGCGTATAAGAATCCTGTTGTGGACGGTTATCTGGATGCGGCAATTGGCGCGCTGGATGAGCAGACAGCTAATGAGAACTGGCGCAAAGCCCAGTGGGACGGTCAGACAGGCGGCAGCATTCAGGGAGATGCTCCGTATATTTATCTCATGAACATCAGCCACCTGTATTTTGTCCGGGACGGTCTTGATCTTGGCAAACAAAAATGGCATCCTCATGATCATGGGTTTGTTGTGATTAGCAATATTATGGACTGGTCATGGAAAAAGTAA
- a CDS encoding LysR family transcriptional regulator — translation MDIEVLKTMQILTQTKSFSKTAEIQNIVQSTVSARIAELEKTLGQKLFTRDNQHVSLTQSGLMFLPYAQHILEDFENGKARLNSAAFFDDRLVIGNTYSALPNLLFPVYHEYLRCFPRISVKAVAGHSTDILQSLVDGVIDIAIVYQLPKIRRFTTFLCNEEDFVFVCPPGDPLASQAEMPVKDLGKINLLFHNWGGVFSDWMAQLLPGSRWFHANIGNPSFIVSLVEEGTGSAILTRSTVKKALIRNSVVEIPFAGSPLPPRWQTYIVVHPKRLTRQPVRDWLDIMSKHDLTAVPI, via the coding sequence ATGGATATTGAAGTTTTGAAAACGATGCAAATTTTAACACAAACAAAAAGCTTCTCAAAAACGGCGGAAATACAAAATATTGTCCAGTCAACAGTCAGCGCCCGTATAGCTGAGCTGGAAAAAACGTTGGGACAAAAACTGTTTACAAGGGATAATCAGCATGTGTCCCTGACGCAGAGCGGTCTCATGTTTCTTCCCTATGCCCAGCATATATTGGAAGACTTCGAGAACGGCAAAGCCCGATTAAATTCTGCAGCCTTCTTCGATGACCGATTAGTCATTGGTAATACATATTCTGCTTTGCCAAATCTCTTATTCCCGGTTTATCACGAATATCTGCGCTGCTTTCCCCGTATCTCGGTAAAAGCAGTCGCCGGCCATTCAACTGATATTCTGCAGTCTTTGGTAGATGGTGTCATTGATATCGCAATCGTTTATCAATTACCAAAAATTCGCCGGTTTACAACATTTTTATGTAACGAAGAGGATTTTGTTTTCGTTTGTCCGCCAGGTGATCCGCTTGCGAGCCAGGCAGAAATGCCGGTCAAAGACCTGGGGAAAATTAATTTGCTGTTTCACAACTGGGGTGGGGTTTTCAGCGATTGGATGGCTCAATTATTGCCTGGATCACGCTGGTTTCACGCCAACATCGGCAATCCGTCTTTTATCGTTTCCCTTGTTGAGGAAGGTACCGGTTCAGCCATCTTAACCCGCTCTACTGTCAAAAAAGCTTTAATTAGAAATTCTGTCGTTGAAATTCCTTTTGCTGGCTCACCTTTGCCGCCCCGCTGGCAGACATATATTGTGGTTCATCCCAAGCGTCTTACCCGGCAGCCTGTTCGTGACTGGCTTGACATAATGAGTAAGCATGATCTGACAGCAGTACCTATTTAA
- a CDS encoding Fur family transcriptional regulator: protein MSLLNDIIEKLRTKGCKITPQRRIIIQSLLKLDKFPTALELCNDIRQTNPEIGLDTVYRNLGLLVNMGIVNQINLHGKDTKVFELALGEHHHHLICLNCGTASCLDYCPVDEKELQKTVGLRFEIIGHSLELYGYCQKCKALTSLPQRLK, encoded by the coding sequence TTGTCATTGTTAAACGATATTATTGAAAAGCTCCGGACTAAAGGTTGTAAAATAACACCGCAGCGCAGGATAATAATCCAATCCTTACTTAAGCTTGATAAGTTTCCCACAGCGTTAGAGCTTTGCAATGATATCAGACAAACTAATCCCGAGATCGGCTTGGACACTGTATACCGAAATCTAGGTTTACTTGTCAATATGGGGATTGTCAATCAGATCAACTTGCATGGTAAGGATACGAAGGTCTTTGAACTGGCCCTTGGTGAACATCACCATCACCTGATTTGCCTCAACTGTGGGACGGCTAGTTGTTTGGATTATTGCCCGGTGGATGAGAAAGAATTGCAAAAGACAGTGGGATTGAGATTTGAGATCATCGGTCATTCTCTTGAACTATACGGTTACTGTCAAAAATGCAAGGCACTAACTTCATTGCCTCAACGTTTAAAGTAG